One Trachemys scripta elegans isolate TJP31775 chromosome 4, CAS_Tse_1.0, whole genome shotgun sequence genomic region harbors:
- the POLR2L gene encoding DNA-directed RNA polymerases I, II, and III subunit RPABC5, with protein sequence MIIPVRCFTCGKIVGNKWEAYLGLLQAEYTEGDALDALGLKRYCCRRMLLAHVDLIEKLLNYAPLEK encoded by the exons ATGATTATCCCAGTCAGATGCTTCACCTGCGGCAAAATAGTTGGAAATAAGTGGGAGGCATATCTTGGCCTTCTGCAAGCAGAGTACACAGAAGG GGATGCCCTGGATGCTCTAGGATTGAAGAGATACTGTTGCCGTCGCATGCTGCTAGCCCACGTGGATCTGATTGAGAAGCTCTTGAATTATGCCCCTCTGGAGAAATAA